The Candidatus Dormiibacterota bacterium genomic interval CGAGGCCAAGAACCATCCCAGCCCGATCGCCGGAGTCAACAGGCCAAAACGCGGGTCGACCTGCATCCCGGTCGTCGCTTTGTGCAAAAAGTACACCGCCGGAAAGAAGTTCATGAACGCGAACGGCAAGATGAAGGTGAGCACGACGCGGACGCCGCGAGTGTAAATGCTGATCGGATAGCGCGTGAAATCTTGCTCCAGCGACATCACGACCCAGCGTAGCGTATCGACCCGCACGAACCAGAACGAAACGGTAGCGACCCCGAGCGATATCCCGAGATCGATGAGAGCTCCGCCCACGATGACGAGCGGGGCGAAGACGCAGAAGATCCAATCGACGCGCACGTGCGCGTAGGCCGTCGCGAAAACAAACGTGGCGACCGCCAAAATCAAGCCGTCCGGGAAGAGCTGTGCCGGAACGGTCAGCACCTGAAAAAGCGCGTCGAGCGGGCGCACCAAAAAGCGGTCGAATCGCCCTTCGCGCACGAACTCCGGCACGCTTACGACGTTGAAGAAGAGCGCGTTGTGGAGTTCGTGCCCCGTCATCCAGAGGGCGTAGAGGAAGAACATCTGGCGGAAGTCCCACCCGTTCATCGACGGGAACTGACGCATCGTCACGTAGAGCGCGCCGAGGGCTACGCCGTGGTAAACTATTGTAAAGACGAACCACATGATGAAATTCGCCCGATACTCGAGCATCGTGAGCAGGTTGGTTCGCCAATATTGGACGTAGGCTCCCAGCATTATCGGCGCGCTTCCACGCCGAATGCCAAGCCCCCGCAACCGTTCGCCCCCACCCCAGGATTACGGAGAAGGTTATGACCCTCACGACCACCCACAACCCCGCGTTCTCCATCCAGCGCTCGAACGAGCGAGCCTTCTTCGAACACGGATGGCTCAAGACGTTTCACTCGTTCAGCTTCGCC includes:
- a CDS encoding ABC-2 family transporter protein, with the protein product MLGAYVQYWRTNLLTMLEYRANFIMWFVFTIVYHGVALGALYVTMRQFPSMNGWDFRQMFFLYALWMTGHELHNALFFNVVSVPEFVREGRFDRFLVRPLDALFQVLTVPAQLFPDGLILAVATFVFATAYAHVRVDWIFCVFAPLVIVGGALIDLGISLGVATVSFWFVRVDTLRWVVMSLEQDFTRYPISIYTRGVRVVLTFILPFAFMNFFPAVYFLHKATTGMQVDPRFGLLTPAIGLGWFLASYAFWQVGLRHYQGTGS